One genomic region from Streptomyces sp. NBC_00582 encodes:
- the egtA gene encoding ergothioneine biosynthesis glutamate--cysteine ligase EgtA: MSDSVSDCTEISENDDCTAPRTALSEAEVEALVRGICFKTGPPRTVGVELEWLVHELRRPWLPVTPERLAAAYAALESVPLASALTVEPGGQLELSSPPAASLTECVGLLSADLDAVRAVLREHELVLTGLGTDPWHTPRRFLREPRYDAMETCLDRTGPAGRAMMCTSASVQVCLDAGYEGPGPLGHERRWWLAHHLGAVLVAAFANSPLLRGNPTGWRSTRQLLWMEIGAGRAGAPALDGEPRDAWARHVLDAPVMCVRRDSGPWDVPERLTFREWTRSGRPTREDLDYHLTTLFPPVRPRGHLELRMIDAQPGDDGWIVPVAVTTALFDDPEAAEAACRAVEPLAARGLPQPAPHNPLWIEAARYGLTDPELHTAAVACFAAALRALPRLGASAGIVDAVSEYRDRYVLKGRTPADDQLDSLRGTDTRAYGKDPRP, translated from the coding sequence ATGTCAGATTCGGTCAGCGACTGTACCGAGATATCCGAAAACGACGACTGTACGGCCCCTCGCACGGCCCTCTCCGAAGCCGAGGTGGAGGCCCTCGTCCGGGGCATCTGCTTCAAGACCGGCCCGCCCCGCACGGTGGGTGTCGAACTCGAATGGCTCGTCCACGAGCTGCGCCGGCCGTGGCTCCCCGTGACACCCGAACGACTCGCGGCGGCCTACGCCGCACTGGAGAGCGTGCCCCTGGCGTCGGCGCTCACCGTCGAGCCCGGCGGCCAGCTGGAACTCAGCTCGCCGCCCGCCGCCTCCCTCACCGAGTGCGTGGGCCTCCTCTCCGCCGATCTGGACGCCGTCCGCGCGGTCCTGCGCGAGCACGAGCTCGTCCTCACCGGCCTCGGCACCGACCCCTGGCACACCCCCCGCCGGTTCCTGAGGGAGCCGCGCTACGACGCCATGGAGACCTGCCTCGACCGCACCGGCCCCGCCGGACGCGCCATGATGTGCACCTCGGCCTCCGTACAGGTCTGCCTGGACGCCGGCTACGAGGGGCCCGGCCCGCTGGGGCACGAACGGCGCTGGTGGCTGGCGCACCACCTGGGCGCCGTCCTGGTCGCGGCCTTCGCCAACTCCCCGCTGCTGCGTGGGAACCCGACCGGCTGGCGGTCCACCCGGCAACTGCTGTGGATGGAGATCGGCGCCGGCCGCGCCGGCGCCCCCGCCCTGGACGGCGAGCCCCGTGACGCCTGGGCCCGGCATGTGCTGGACGCGCCGGTGATGTGCGTACGGCGCGACAGCGGGCCCTGGGACGTGCCCGAGCGGTTGACGTTCCGCGAGTGGACCCGCTCCGGACGGCCGACCCGGGAGGACCTCGACTACCACCTGACCACGCTGTTCCCACCGGTCAGACCGCGCGGCCATCTGGAGCTGCGGATGATCGACGCACAGCCCGGCGACGACGGCTGGATCGTGCCGGTCGCCGTGACGACGGCCCTCTTCGACGACCCGGAGGCAGCCGAGGCCGCCTGCCGTGCCGTGGAGCCGCTGGCCGCGCGGGGACTGCCGCAGCCCGCCCCGCACAATCCGCTGTGGATCGAGGCGGCCCGGTACGGCCTGACCGACCCCGAACTGCACACGGCCGCCGTCGCGTGCTTCGCCGCGGCTCTGCGCGCCCTGCCCCGGCTCGGCGCCTCCGCCGGGATCGTGGACGCCGTCTCGGAGTACCGGGACCGCTATGTGCTCAAGGGCCGCACCCCCGCCGACGACCAGCTCGACAGCCTGCGCGGCACGGACACCCGCGCGTACGGGAAGGACCCGCGCCCATGA
- the egtB gene encoding ergothioneine biosynthesis protein EgtB yields MTTEHVPDADTLRERALTTLTTARDRTTLLTTCVEDPDLTAQHSPLMSPLVWDLAHIGNQEELWLLRSVGGREPMRPEIDGLYDAFEHPRAERRSLPLLPPAEARAYAAEVRGRVTDLLESADFHGTRLTEAGFAFGMIAQHEQQHDETMLITHQLRTGPPALTAPDPEPAPLFTGPAEVLVPGGPFTMGTSTEPWALDNERPAHPREVAPFHIDTTPVTNAAYQAFIDDGGYENERWWTKEGWAHIRRHGIHAPLFWHRDGRQWLRRRFGITEVVPRDEPVLHVCWYEADAYARWAGRRLPTEAEWEKAARFDPATGGSTRYPWGDADPAPEHANLGQRHLRPAPAGSYPKGESPLGVRQLIGDVWEWTASDFLPYPGFHAFPYKEYSEVFFGPDHKVLRGGSFAVDPVACRGTFRNWDYPIRRQIFSGFRTARSGAV; encoded by the coding sequence ATGACCACCGAGCACGTCCCGGACGCCGACACGCTCCGCGAGCGGGCGCTGACCACCCTCACCACCGCCCGTGACCGCACCACCTTGCTGACCACCTGTGTCGAGGACCCGGACCTCACCGCCCAGCACTCCCCGCTGATGTCCCCGCTGGTCTGGGACCTCGCCCACATCGGCAACCAGGAGGAGCTCTGGCTGCTGCGCTCCGTCGGCGGCCGGGAGCCGATGCGTCCCGAGATCGACGGCCTGTACGACGCCTTCGAGCACCCGCGCGCCGAGCGGCGCTCGCTGCCGCTGCTGCCGCCCGCCGAGGCCCGCGCCTACGCGGCGGAGGTACGCGGCCGGGTGACGGACCTGCTGGAGTCGGCCGACTTCCACGGCACCCGGCTCACCGAGGCGGGATTCGCCTTCGGGATGATCGCCCAGCACGAACAGCAGCACGACGAGACCATGCTGATCACCCATCAGCTCCGCACGGGCCCGCCTGCCCTCACCGCCCCGGACCCGGAGCCGGCTCCTCTGTTCACCGGCCCGGCCGAAGTCCTGGTCCCCGGCGGCCCGTTCACGATGGGCACCTCCACCGAGCCCTGGGCGCTGGACAACGAACGCCCCGCGCACCCCCGTGAGGTGGCCCCCTTCCACATCGACACCACCCCCGTCACCAACGCCGCGTACCAGGCGTTCATCGACGACGGCGGCTACGAGAACGAGCGCTGGTGGACGAAGGAGGGCTGGGCGCACATCAGGCGGCACGGCATCCACGCCCCGCTGTTCTGGCACCGCGACGGCCGGCAGTGGCTGCGCCGCCGGTTCGGCATCACGGAGGTCGTCCCCCGGGACGAGCCGGTGCTGCACGTGTGCTGGTACGAGGCCGACGCCTACGCCCGCTGGGCGGGACGCCGGCTGCCCACCGAGGCGGAGTGGGAGAAGGCCGCCCGCTTCGACCCGGCGACCGGCGGCTCGACGCGCTACCCGTGGGGCGACGCCGACCCCGCGCCCGAGCACGCCAACCTGGGCCAGCGCCATCTGCGCCCCGCCCCCGCCGGCAGCTACCCGAAGGGCGAATCCCCTCTCGGTGTACGCCAGTTGATCGGCGATGTCTGGGAGTGGACGGCGAGCGACTTCCTGCCCTACCCCGGCTTTCACGCCTTCCCCTACAAGGAGTACTCGGAGGTGTTCTTCGGCCCCGACCACAAGGTGCTGCGCGGCGGTTCGTTCGCCGTGGACCCGGTGGCGTGCCGGGGTACGTTCCGCAACTGGGACTACCCGATCCGGCGGCAGATCTTCTCCGGCTTCCGCACCGCCCGCTCGGGGGCCGTCTGA
- the egtC gene encoding ergothioneine biosynthesis protein EgtC: MCRHLACLGPAEPLGRVLVEPPHGLYRQSWAPRRQRYGTVNADGFGVGWYAEGDPVPARYRRAGPIWADLSFADLARVVRSGALLAAVRDATLSGADAEAAAAPFADGPWLFSHNGAVTGWPDSLAVLVPTLPAAGLLSMEARTDSAFVWALVLARLRAGDPEGQALADSVQEVAAAAPESRLNLLLTNGATITATAWGDSLWYLTEPGRRTVVASEPYDDDPHWREVPDRTLLTANRTEVLLTPLKDPVSAPPKEPRT, encoded by the coding sequence ATGTGCCGTCACCTCGCCTGCCTGGGGCCCGCGGAGCCGCTCGGCCGGGTCCTCGTGGAGCCGCCGCACGGCCTGTACCGGCAGTCCTGGGCACCGCGGCGGCAGCGCTACGGGACGGTCAACGCCGACGGTTTCGGGGTGGGCTGGTACGCCGAGGGCGATCCGGTGCCCGCCCGCTACCGCCGTGCCGGGCCGATCTGGGCCGACCTGTCGTTCGCCGACCTGGCCCGGGTGGTGCGCTCCGGCGCGCTGCTGGCCGCCGTACGGGACGCGACCCTGTCCGGGGCCGACGCGGAGGCCGCCGCGGCGCCGTTCGCCGACGGGCCCTGGCTGTTCAGCCACAACGGGGCGGTGACGGGCTGGCCCGACTCCCTCGCGGTCCTCGTCCCCACCCTGCCCGCGGCCGGCCTGCTGTCGATGGAGGCCCGCACCGACTCCGCGTTCGTGTGGGCGCTCGTCCTGGCCCGGTTGCGGGCCGGGGACCCCGAGGGGCAGGCCCTGGCCGACAGCGTCCAGGAGGTCGCCGCGGCGGCCCCCGAATCCCGCCTCAATCTGCTGCTCACCAACGGCGCGACCATCACGGCCACCGCCTGGGGCGACTCCCTCTGGTACCTCACCGAGCCCGGCCGGCGCACGGTCGTGGCCTCCGAACCGTACGACGACGACCCGCACTGGCGGGAGGTCCCCGACCGCACCCTCCTCACCGCGAACCGCACCGAGGTCCTGCTCACGCCCCTCAAGGACCCGGTATCCGCACCACCCAAGGAGCCTCGCACGTGA
- the egtD gene encoding L-histidine N(alpha)-methyltransferase: protein MSPFQISRTLPEDAADAALRADVLQGLTATPKTLPPKWFYDARGSELFEHITELPEYYPTRAEREILVDRADDIAGAIRARTLVELGSGSSEKTRLLLDALTGLHTYVPVDVSESALTGAGRALIAERPGLDVHGLIADFTKEVELPDTPGPRLLAFLGGTIGNLLPAERAVFLRSLRALLSPGDALLLGTDLVKDEQVLVRAYDDAAGVTAAFNKNVLAVVNRELGADFDPGAFDHVALWDARNEWIEMRLRSRTEQTVKIPALDLAVDFAPGEELRTEVSAKFREDGVRAELADAGLDLTHWWTDGAGRFALSLSTVR, encoded by the coding sequence GTGAGTCCGTTCCAGATCTCCCGCACCCTCCCCGAGGACGCCGCGGACGCGGCCCTGCGGGCCGACGTCCTGCAGGGCCTGACGGCCACCCCCAAGACGCTCCCGCCGAAGTGGTTCTACGACGCCCGCGGCAGCGAGCTGTTCGAGCACATCACCGAACTCCCGGAGTACTACCCGACGCGCGCCGAGCGCGAGATCCTCGTGGACCGTGCCGACGACATCGCCGGCGCCATCCGTGCCCGCACGCTCGTCGAACTCGGCTCGGGGTCCTCGGAGAAGACCCGCCTCCTCCTCGACGCGCTGACCGGCCTGCACACCTATGTGCCCGTGGACGTCAGCGAGAGCGCGCTCACGGGGGCCGGACGGGCCCTGATCGCCGAGCGGCCCGGGCTGGACGTGCACGGCCTCATCGCCGACTTCACCAAGGAGGTCGAGCTGCCCGACACGCCGGGACCGCGTCTGCTGGCGTTCCTGGGCGGCACCATCGGCAACCTCCTGCCGGCCGAGCGCGCGGTGTTCCTGCGCTCGCTGCGCGCCCTGCTGTCCCCGGGCGACGCACTGCTGCTCGGCACGGACCTCGTCAAGGACGAGCAGGTGCTGGTCCGGGCGTACGACGACGCGGCCGGGGTGACGGCCGCCTTCAACAAGAACGTCCTGGCCGTCGTCAACCGCGAGCTGGGCGCGGACTTCGACCCCGGGGCCTTCGACCACGTCGCCCTGTGGGACGCGCGCAACGAGTGGATCGAGATGCGGCTGCGCTCGCGCACCGAGCAGACCGTGAAGATCCCCGCGCTGGACCTGGCCGTGGACTTCGCCCCCGGCGAGGAACTGCGCACCGAGGTGTCGGCGAAGTTCCGCGAGGACGGGGTACGGGCCGAACTGGCCGACGCGGGGCTCGACCTGACCCACTGGTGGACGGACGGCGCGGGACGGTTCGCGCTGTCACTGAGCACCGTCCGCTGA
- a CDS encoding glycosyl hydrolase family 28-related protein, with the protein MSPVSRRQLLRGGVTLLGATVLTAHSASAASGPGSGRAPASAGLLSRVINVRDLGAVGDGRADDTAAFEYAYTLAAARVSRGIGRTVIEIPPGEFLITRPNALLNGAAPQHPVNGLRFSGAGKRMTTLVFRPPVGPGSYLCRNENIWSNLAFERIQFRSATPGASFFGSYSTGQAQDYRFSECEWMGEWEYGISLDGTDTNSEMRWEACRVGGAYRKAFLYSGVTGRGQDPNDQDQFLNYWFTDMKVEYDWGNFLEFPYGGSITCRGGSYIITGTRPQSQEYGTTSTFFRFPVARHHDSVQRFHAQDIRFEVRNPDARVIDCAWKSGTVHFSDCDDTGLAFKDFAPEARPHRYVVGPRGPLVRYDSCQLMGRHEYRTDGAREALPTLARYDMCLLRSHPQEEFAVTDGTAQAAFVSFVDCLDGAGAPDPLTDRTPAVPGDAPSAAPAAPASPAGPGTAPADPSGTASPAPVPAQTAPPAA; encoded by the coding sequence ATGTCCCCTGTCAGCCGTCGGCAGCTTCTGCGTGGCGGGGTGACCCTGCTCGGTGCGACGGTCCTCACCGCCCACAGCGCGTCCGCGGCCTCGGGACCGGGAAGCGGCCGGGCCCCGGCCTCCGCCGGACTGCTCTCACGGGTGATCAACGTCCGCGACCTCGGCGCGGTGGGCGACGGACGCGCCGACGACACCGCCGCGTTCGAGTACGCCTACACCCTCGCCGCCGCCCGGGTCTCCCGGGGCATCGGCCGCACCGTGATCGAGATCCCGCCCGGCGAGTTCCTCATCACCCGCCCGAACGCGCTGCTGAACGGGGCCGCACCCCAGCACCCGGTCAACGGGCTGCGTTTCTCCGGCGCGGGCAAACGCATGACCACGCTCGTCTTCCGCCCGCCCGTCGGACCCGGCTCCTACCTGTGCCGCAACGAGAACATCTGGTCCAACCTGGCCTTCGAACGCATCCAGTTCCGCTCGGCCACCCCGGGCGCCTCCTTCTTCGGTTCGTACTCCACCGGGCAGGCCCAGGACTACCGGTTCTCCGAGTGCGAATGGATGGGGGAGTGGGAGTACGGCATCTCCCTGGACGGCACGGACACCAACTCGGAGATGCGCTGGGAGGCGTGCCGGGTCGGCGGCGCCTACCGCAAGGCGTTCCTCTACTCGGGCGTCACCGGCCGCGGACAGGACCCCAACGACCAGGACCAGTTCCTCAACTACTGGTTCACCGACATGAAGGTCGAGTACGACTGGGGCAACTTCCTGGAGTTCCCCTACGGGGGCTCGATCACCTGCCGGGGCGGCTCGTACATCATCACGGGCACCCGCCCGCAGAGCCAGGAGTACGGCACCACCAGCACGTTCTTCCGCTTCCCCGTCGCCCGGCACCACGACTCCGTGCAGCGGTTCCACGCCCAGGACATCCGCTTCGAGGTGCGCAACCCGGACGCACGGGTCATCGACTGCGCGTGGAAGAGCGGCACGGTCCACTTCAGCGACTGCGACGACACCGGCCTGGCCTTCAAGGACTTCGCGCCCGAAGCGCGGCCGCACCGCTATGTCGTGGGGCCGCGCGGGCCGCTGGTCCGGTACGACTCCTGCCAGTTGATGGGCCGCCACGAGTACCGGACGGACGGCGCGCGCGAGGCCCTGCCCACCCTCGCCCGGTACGACATGTGTCTGCTGCGCAGCCATCCCCAGGAGGAGTTCGCCGTCACCGACGGCACCGCGCAGGCCGCCTTCGTCAGCTTCGTCGACTGCCTGGACGGGGCCGGCGCCCCCGACCCGCTCACGGACCGCACCCCGGCGGTGCCGGGCGACGCCCCCTCGGCGGCACCGGCGGCACCGGCGTCACCGGCGGGCCCGGGCACGGCGCCCGCCGATCCGTCCGGCACCGCGAGCCCGGCGCCCGTCCCGGCACAAACGGCCCCGCCCGCGGCGTGA
- a CDS encoding CDP-alcohol phosphatidyltransferase family protein produces the protein MAEFVEVLRHLSAAQKPAKGVSLYTRFVNRPAGRVLAALAYQVGATPNQLTVLGALFTFPALAAVALLPPTPTMGVCVGAALAVGFFLDSADGQLARGQRSGSPSGEWLDHVLDCVKILALHLVVLVSFYRFFTLPGPLWLLAPMVFQLAAVVIFFAGILTEKLKRRTPGEVPPGSPPALRSVLLLPVDYGLTCLGFLFLGSQDVFLAVYATLLLAHVLFMAAFLVKWFRELR, from the coding sequence ATGGCCGAGTTCGTCGAGGTTCTCAGGCATCTGTCGGCGGCACAGAAGCCCGCGAAGGGGGTCTCGCTCTACACGCGGTTCGTCAATCGTCCGGCCGGACGGGTCCTGGCCGCGCTGGCCTATCAGGTGGGGGCGACGCCCAATCAACTGACCGTCCTCGGCGCCCTGTTCACCTTTCCGGCCCTGGCCGCGGTGGCCCTGCTGCCGCCCACGCCGACGATGGGGGTCTGCGTGGGCGCGGCCCTGGCCGTGGGGTTCTTCCTGGACTCGGCGGACGGTCAGCTGGCGCGGGGCCAGCGGTCCGGCAGCCCGTCGGGCGAGTGGCTCGACCACGTCCTGGACTGCGTCAAGATCCTCGCCCTGCATCTCGTGGTGCTGGTGTCGTTCTACCGGTTCTTCACGCTGCCCGGCCCGCTGTGGCTGCTGGCTCCGATGGTCTTCCAGCTCGCGGCCGTGGTGATCTTCTTCGCCGGGATCCTGACGGAGAAGCTCAAGCGGCGGACACCGGGCGAGGTTCCGCCCGGTTCGCCCCCGGCGCTGCGATCCGTCCTGCTGCTGCCGGTCGACTACGGCCTGACCTGCCTCGGCTTCCTATTCCTGGGCAGTCAGGACGTCTTCCTTGCGGTGTACGCCACGCTGCTGCTGGCACACGTCCTTTTCATGGCCGCCTTCCTGGTCAAGTGGTTCCGCGAGCTGCGCTGA
- a CDS encoding fibronectin type III domain-containing protein — translation MHLRKLRSKPVTRVAVTALVCSAALLDASLAAAADGGPKTFSADALPTWQTEGIVWSMAAANGVVYVGGSFEAVRPPGAAPGRKLVARRNFAAFDAATGKLLPCAPPFTGHNHTVRAMKASPDGRVLYIGGSFDTVGSEKAANVVALNTSDCSLRKDFRPAVSSTVRAVEPTNQAIYLGGDFGRVSGQARSRIAALTPKGALLPFAAELDQPVRALSAALPQGRLFVGGDFERVNGQSARSLVTLNPVTGATVLAYPGWFPSQSSVKTIAQDNSRFFVGAEGHGPGIYDGRIAGRTATGLMVWNDTCRGATQSVLPYNGVLYSASHAHDCNETPGGFPDRGDRQHFLAQRVEDRRILHWFPDTDGGLGEQVGPRALVASKGFLWAGGEFTEVNESPQQGLTRFGDKDTGAPEEPPTLSLSAAEPGKVTLAWRAAWDRDDALLTYRIYRDGKLVVHKAKSSAFWDRPKMTWTDTVPAGSRHQYAIEVTDGSNASARSRALTVNVPKRPAQTANAPAQGAPAQGAQTAQQGQPGQPSQSVPPAHRRTGGKR, via the coding sequence TTGCACCTGAGAAAGCTCCGTTCGAAGCCGGTCACCAGGGTCGCCGTCACCGCCCTCGTGTGCTCCGCAGCCCTGCTCGACGCGTCCCTCGCCGCGGCCGCCGACGGCGGCCCGAAGACGTTCTCCGCCGATGCGCTGCCGACCTGGCAGACCGAAGGCATCGTCTGGTCGATGGCCGCCGCGAACGGCGTCGTCTACGTCGGAGGATCGTTCGAGGCGGTCCGCCCGCCGGGTGCGGCGCCGGGCCGGAAACTGGTGGCCCGCCGCAACTTCGCCGCCTTCGACGCGGCGACCGGCAAACTCCTGCCCTGCGCCCCGCCCTTCACCGGGCACAACCACACCGTGCGGGCCATGAAGGCCTCGCCGGACGGCCGGGTGCTGTACATCGGCGGCTCCTTCGACACCGTCGGCTCGGAGAAGGCGGCCAACGTGGTCGCGCTCAACACCTCCGACTGCTCCCTGCGCAAGGACTTCCGGCCGGCCGTGTCGTCGACCGTCCGGGCCGTCGAGCCCACGAACCAGGCGATCTACCTCGGTGGCGACTTCGGCCGGGTCTCCGGCCAGGCCCGCAGCCGTATCGCCGCCCTCACCCCCAAGGGCGCGCTGCTGCCCTTCGCGGCCGAACTCGACCAGCCGGTCCGCGCGTTGTCGGCCGCGCTCCCTCAGGGGCGCCTCTTCGTCGGCGGTGACTTCGAGAGGGTCAACGGCCAGTCGGCCCGCTCCCTGGTCACCCTGAACCCCGTCACCGGCGCCACGGTGCTCGCCTACCCGGGCTGGTTCCCGAGCCAGTCCTCGGTGAAGACGATCGCCCAGGACAACTCCCGCTTCTTCGTGGGCGCCGAGGGCCACGGGCCGGGCATCTACGACGGCCGCATCGCGGGCCGGACCGCCACCGGCCTCATGGTGTGGAACGACACCTGCCGCGGCGCCACCCAGTCCGTCCTGCCCTACAACGGCGTGCTCTACAGCGCCTCGCACGCCCACGACTGCAACGAGACGCCCGGCGGCTTCCCCGACCGGGGCGACCGCCAGCACTTCCTGGCCCAGCGGGTCGAGGACCGCAGGATCCTGCACTGGTTCCCCGACACCGACGGCGGCCTCGGCGAGCAGGTCGGGCCCCGCGCCCTGGTGGCCTCGAAGGGCTTCCTGTGGGCGGGCGGTGAGTTCACCGAGGTCAACGAGTCGCCCCAGCAGGGCCTCACACGCTTCGGCGACAAGGACACCGGCGCGCCGGAGGAACCGCCCACCCTGTCCCTGTCGGCGGCCGAGCCCGGCAAGGTCACCCTCGCCTGGCGGGCCGCCTGGGACCGTGACGACGCCCTGCTGACGTACCGGATCTACCGCGACGGCAAGCTGGTCGTGCACAAGGCCAAGTCCTCCGCGTTCTGGGACCGCCCGAAGATGACCTGGACCGACACGGTGCCGGCCGGTTCCCGCCACCAGTACGCCATCGAGGTCACGGACGGCTCCAACGCCTCGGCCCGGTCGCGCGCCCTGACCGTGAACGTGCCGAAGAGGCCCGCGCAGACCGCGAACGCACCGGCCCAGGGAGCCCCGGCCCAGGGCGCCCAGACGGCCCAGCAGGGGCAGCCGGGACAGCCGTCCCAGTCGGTCCCGCCGGCGCACCGACGGACGGGTGGGAAGCGATGA
- a CDS encoding oligosaccharide flippase family protein: protein MTAADTTAPLRAGADAPRAVAAVARGGWWGMAGSAGNAVFSFLLVGLVTRAVGADGSGVIFTGVAVFTILSNTCKLGADAGLIRFVPRDLALHDGRSVPALLRMAVLPAAVVSTLAAAPLLLSPTVARLLLPQLPPADAVPLVRLFGVFLPIATVGMVLLGATRGYGTVVPFVGVEQIGKPALRLLIALPVAFLLPSLTALASAWLLPALAGSVAAWFALRRCRAGRGPTGAADGEPVSWRTFWSFAAPRAVSSVFDISAVWVGVILLSAMATAGEAGVYTAIGRVVTAGTLLQLAVRLAVAPEISRLLALGEDAEAHALHRVSTCWIVLFSWPLFVLIAAFPETFLSAFGPEFVRGAPALLVLCAASMVNVAVGNAQTVLLMAGRSSWHLAVTAVAFTVQLTVGVLAVPAWGVLGAAVSWGAAIVVENLAAALLIRFRLGFTTVDRGYVTALGAALTVSLVLGAARTSGDDTPSGLAGGMALGMCVFAISLWRYRTSLRVSELVGVLRRRAA, encoded by the coding sequence GTGACCGCTGCCGACACGACCGCTCCCCTCCGCGCCGGGGCCGACGCCCCGCGCGCGGTGGCGGCGGTCGCCCGGGGAGGCTGGTGGGGGATGGCGGGTTCCGCCGGGAACGCCGTCTTCTCCTTCCTGCTGGTCGGCCTGGTCACCCGCGCCGTGGGCGCCGACGGCTCGGGCGTGATCTTCACCGGCGTCGCCGTCTTCACCATCCTCAGCAACACCTGCAAGCTCGGCGCCGACGCCGGGCTGATCCGTTTCGTCCCCCGGGACCTCGCCCTCCACGACGGCCGCTCGGTGCCCGCTCTGCTGCGCATGGCCGTCCTGCCCGCGGCCGTCGTCTCCACCCTGGCCGCCGCGCCCCTGCTGCTGTCGCCCACCGTGGCCCGCCTGCTGCTGCCCCAACTGCCCCCGGCGGACGCCGTCCCCCTGGTCCGGCTCTTCGGTGTCTTCCTGCCGATCGCCACCGTGGGCATGGTCCTGCTCGGCGCCACCCGGGGATACGGCACGGTCGTGCCGTTCGTCGGCGTGGAGCAGATCGGCAAGCCGGCGCTGCGCCTGCTGATCGCCCTCCCGGTCGCCTTCCTCCTGCCCAGCCTGACCGCGCTGGCCTCGGCCTGGCTGCTCCCGGCGCTGGCCGGTTCCGTGGCCGCCTGGTTCGCGCTGCGCCGCTGCCGGGCCGGCCGGGGCCCGACCGGCGCGGCAGACGGCGAGCCGGTGTCCTGGCGGACGTTTTGGAGCTTCGCCGCGCCCCGCGCGGTCTCCTCCGTCTTCGACATCAGCGCCGTGTGGGTCGGCGTGATCCTGCTGTCGGCCATGGCCACCGCCGGGGAGGCGGGCGTCTACACCGCGATCGGCCGGGTCGTCACCGCGGGCACGCTTCTCCAGCTCGCCGTACGGCTCGCCGTCGCCCCGGAGATCAGCCGGCTGCTCGCCCTGGGCGAGGACGCCGAGGCACACGCCCTGCACCGTGTGTCGACGTGCTGGATCGTGCTCTTCTCCTGGCCGCTGTTCGTGCTGATCGCGGCCTTCCCCGAGACCTTCCTGTCCGCCTTCGGACCGGAGTTCGTCCGTGGCGCGCCCGCCCTGCTCGTGCTGTGCGCCGCCTCCATGGTCAACGTCGCCGTCGGCAACGCCCAGACCGTGCTGCTGATGGCCGGCCGCAGTTCCTGGCATCTGGCCGTCACCGCCGTCGCGTTCACGGTGCAGCTCACCGTCGGCGTGCTCGCCGTCCCGGCCTGGGGCGTGCTCGGCGCCGCCGTGTCCTGGGGCGCGGCCATCGTCGTGGAGAACCTCGCGGCGGCTCTGCTGATCCGGTTTCGCCTCGGCTTCACCACCGTCGACCGCGGCTATGTCACCGCCCTCGGTGCCGCCCTGACCGTCTCCCTGGTGCTGGGAGCCGCCCGAACGAGTGGAGATGACACTCCATCAGGACTCGCCGGGGGGATGGCCTTGGGTATGTGTGTATTTGCTATTAGTTTGTGGCGATATCGGACGTCGCTGAGAGTGAGCGAGCTGGTCGGAGTGCTGCGCCGCCGCGCCGCATGA
- a CDS encoding NAD-dependent epimerase/dehydratase family protein, with protein sequence MSQQVDVVVAGGGGFIGGHLVGDLLAQGLTVRSVDVKPREDWYQVHHDAENVVADLSLLESARAGVRGARQVYMLAADMGGMGFIENNKAACMMSVLTSTHMLQAAHEAGVEGYFYSSSACVYAAGKQTDPDLTALKEEDAYPAQPEDGYGWEKLFSERMCRHYAEDYGFATRVARYHNVYGPHGTWTGGREKAPAAVCRKVAEAVLSGEHRIEIWGDGLQSRSFMYIDDCVHGSQMIMNGDSGIPVNLGSSELVTINQLVDLVEEIAGVRCERSYRLDAPQGVRGRNSDNTLINEIHGWEPSVTLLDGLETTYAWVYDQVKRSQQ encoded by the coding sequence ATGAGCCAGCAGGTAGACGTCGTCGTCGCCGGGGGCGGGGGATTCATCGGCGGTCACCTGGTGGGCGACCTTCTCGCCCAGGGACTGACCGTCCGCTCCGTCGACGTCAAGCCGCGCGAGGACTGGTACCAGGTCCACCACGACGCCGAGAACGTGGTCGCCGACCTCTCGCTCCTGGAGAGCGCCCGGGCGGGCGTGCGGGGCGCGCGCCAGGTGTACATGCTGGCCGCCGACATGGGCGGCATGGGCTTCATCGAGAACAACAAGGCCGCCTGCATGATGTCGGTGCTCACCAGCACCCACATGCTCCAGGCGGCCCACGAGGCCGGTGTGGAGGGCTACTTCTACTCCTCCTCCGCCTGTGTGTACGCCGCCGGCAAGCAGACCGACCCCGATCTCACCGCCCTCAAGGAGGAGGACGCCTACCCGGCGCAGCCGGAGGACGGCTACGGCTGGGAGAAGCTCTTCTCCGAGCGCATGTGCCGGCACTACGCGGAGGACTACGGCTTCGCCACCCGCGTCGCCCGCTACCACAACGTGTACGGCCCGCACGGCACCTGGACCGGCGGGCGGGAGAAGGCGCCGGCCGCGGTGTGCCGGAAGGTGGCCGAGGCGGTCCTCAGCGGTGAGCACCGGATCGAGATCTGGGGCGACGGGCTGCAGAGCCGTTCCTTCATGTACATCGACGACTGTGTGCACGGCAGCCAGATGATCATGAACGGGGACAGCGGGATCCCGGTCAACCTCGGCTCCTCGGAGCTGGTCACCATCAACCAGCTCGTCGACCTCGTCGAGGAGATCGCCGGTGTCCGCTGCGAGCGCTCCTACCGCCTCGACGCCCCGCAGGGCGTGCGCGGCCGCAACTCCGACAACACCCTCATCAACGAGATCCACGGCTGGGAACCGTCGGTGACCCTGCTCGACGGTCTGGAGACCACCTACGCCTGGGTCTACGACCAGGTCAAGCGCTCCCAGCAGTGA